From one Triticum aestivum cultivar Chinese Spring chromosome 4B, IWGSC CS RefSeq v2.1, whole genome shotgun sequence genomic stretch:
- the LOC123094846 gene encoding peroxidase 56 — translation MTRWVPPLGLRFSLPLLLLLLAAAVIAPVHAYGKLKVGFYRQSCPDAEAIVRRIVTMAVEDDLTVTAPLLRLHFHDCFVRGCDGSVLLNSTKNNIAERDAKPNLTLDAFNVIDAIKEKLEEKCPGTVSCADILAVAARDAVSLATKVVTKGEWSEGGSLYEVETGRRDGRVSSAKEAAEELPDSFDEIQKLIKRFKSKGLGLKDLVVLSGAHALGNSHCPSLEKRLRNFTAEDDMDPTLDKAYAATLKQQCTSPDDNVTEVQMVPGRSTTFDSTYYRLVKENKGLFHSDEALLSNGATKMLVYGYMSSEKRFLKDFGVSMVNMGRADVLAGSEGEIRRTCAVLN, via the exons ATGACAAGGTGGGTGCCTCCTCTCGGTCTCAGGTTTTCacttcctttgctgctgctgctgctggcggcggCAGTGATTGCTCCCGTCCATGCCTATGGCAAGCTTAAGGTCGGGTTCTACAGGCAATCGTGCCCCGACGCCGAGGCCATTGTTCGCAGGATCGTCACCATGGCTGTGGAAGATGACCTAACAGTCACCGCGCCGCTGCTAAGGCTCCACTTCCATGATTGCTTCGTCAGG GGTTGCGATGGATCGGTGCTGCTCAACTCAACCAAGAACAACATCGCGGAGAGGGACGCCAAGCCGAACCTCACCCTGGACGCCTTCAACGTGATCGATGCCATCAAGGAGAAGCTGGAGGAGAAGTGCCCGGGCACCGTCTCCTGCGCGGACATCCTCGCCGTCGCTGCCAGAGACGCAGTCTCGCTG GCTACCAAGGTGGTGACCAAGGGAGAATGGAGCGAGGGCGGCAGCTTGTACGAGGTGGAGACCGGCCGGCGAGACGGCCGCGTGTCGAGCGCCAAGGAGGCGGCGGAGGAGTTGCCGGATTCCTTTGATGAAATCCAGAAGCTCATCAAGAGGTTTAAGTCCAAGGGCCTTGGACTCAAGGATCTTGTTGTTCTGTCAG GTGCCCACGCGCTAGGGAATTCACACTGCCCATCTTTAGAGAAGAGGCTACGTAATTTCACGGCTGAAGATGACATGGACCCTACCCTGGACAAGGCGTACGCGGCAACACTAAAGCAACAGTGCACTAGTCCCGATGACAACGTGACTGAGGTGCAAATGGTGCCCGGTCGCTCGACGACTTTCGACTCGACCTACTACCGCCTCGTCAAAGAGAACAAGGGCCTTTTCCACTCTGACGAGGCCTTGCTGAGTAATGGTGCTACAAAAATGCTCGTGTACGGTTACATGAGCTCGGAGAAGAGATTCCTTAAGGACTTTGGGGTATCTATGGTGAACATGGGGAGGGCTGACGTGCTCGCCGGCAGCGAGGGGGAGATCAGGAGGACATGTGCCGTTCTCAACTAA